The window TCGATGATCACTCGACCGATAACACATACGCCATCCTCTGCAGCGAGCAGACGCACGACCCATCGATGATCGTGGTGCGCCACCCGGCCAACAGCGGCAAGGGCGCCGCCGTGCGGAGCGGCCTGGCCCGCGCCACCGGCGAGATCGTGATCATCCAGGACGCCGACCTCGAGTACGATCCCGATGATTACTACGAGCTGGTGCGCCCGATCGCCGAAGGCCGCGTCAACGTGGTGTTCGGCTCGCGCTTCCTTGGCCGGCATACCGGCATGTACTTCTGGAATGCGCTCGGCAATAAAGGCCTGACCTTCCTGACTAACCTGCTATTCAACTGCTGGATCTCGGATATGGAGACCTGCTATAAGGTCATGCGCACCGAGATCATGCGCGACCTGCAGCTCAAAAGCGGTGATTTCCGGCTCGAGCCCGAGATCGCCGCCAAGGTGCTCAAGCGCGGGCACCGGATCTACGAGGTGCCGGTCAGCTACCTTGGCCGCACCTACGAAGAGGGCAAGAAAATGAAGCCAAGCCAGGGCTTCTATGCGATCTTGGCGCTGCTGAAGTATCGCTTCTTCGACTAAGGCATGGTTCAAACGCGGCGGTTGCTGCTGCACCGTTCGGGAAGGCCTGGTCGGCACCATCACAACTTGCACCAGAAAAAGAAGAATCTAGCCCGTATGGATATGTTATAATTGGCGCTGGTATGCCGTAACTGCGCTCGACCGCATATGCCCGGGCGTATGCGCAAAGTGAGGTAGCCGTGCCAATTGCCACGATCAAGAACCGCCCCATCCTGCTCGCGCCGTCTGTGCTCTCAGCCGATTTCGCACGACTCGGCCAGCACGCACGCGAGGCTGTAGACGCAGGTGCCGACTGGTTACAGATTGACGTCATGGAT of the Candidatus Kouleothrix ribensis genome contains:
- a CDS encoding glycosyltransferase family 2 protein, with amino-acid sequence MVLSVIMPCYNEAATLPAILEKVRSVKLEKQIIAVDDHSTDNTYAILCSEQTHDPSMIVVRHPANSGKGAAVRSGLARATGEIVIIQDADLEYDPDDYYELVRPIAEGRVNVVFGSRFLGRHTGMYFWNALGNKGLTFLTNLLFNCWISDMETCYKVMRTEIMRDLQLKSGDFRLEPEIAAKVLKRGHRIYEVPVSYLGRTYEEGKKMKPSQGFYAILALLKYRFFD